In Carya illinoinensis cultivar Pawnee chromosome 7, C.illinoinensisPawnee_v1, whole genome shotgun sequence, the following are encoded in one genomic region:
- the LOC122317178 gene encoding FCS-Like Zinc finger 8-like, giving the protein MLRNRSRAVTSKQSLMADHSSQQSPTQKRTRPIPSFFGSPRFRAFTAKGLSESEAVMSPTSILDTTPVSCSCVNAFSYDRSQPKSGKNFSENKHSWDKMDSKGIALALLDTFNDGSNEDSSKPSNGKVLFGKKLRVQIPPMILTTLSPNESPISPGDFGIKTRNLQLSEFASPRVVKASLSVSEMELSEEYTCVISHGPIPRTTRIFDNCIVETYCSLPGEHKSSSENFLSFCYTCKKNLEQTKDIYIYRGEKAFCSHDCRYQEMLLDGVNNSEFEDGHKEFS; this is encoded by the exons ATGCTGAGAAATAGATCCAGAGCAGTGACCAGCAAGCAATCATTAATGGCTGATCACAGctctcaacaatctcccaccCAAAAACGTACCAGGCCAATCCCATCTTTCTTTGGCTCTCCAAGATTCAGAGCTTTCACAGCAAAGGGTCTCTCTGAGAGTGAAGCAGTGATGAGTCCAACCTCAATTCTCGACACCACACCAGTCTCATGTTCTTGTGTAAACGCCTTCTCATACGACAGAAGCCAACCAAAATCCGGAAAAAATTTCTCAGAAAACAAACACTCATGGGATAAAATGGACTCAAAAGGCATTGCACTTGCTCTTTTAGATACTTTCAATGATGGAAGTAATGAAGATTCTTCTAAACCCAGCAATGGAAAGGTTCTCTTTGGTAAAAAGCTTAGAGTTCAAATTCCTCCCATGATACTCACTACACTTTCTCCAAATGAGTCTCCAATATCTCCGGGTGATTTTGGAATCAAGACCCGGAATTTGCAATTATCAGAATTTGCTTCTCCACGAGTTGTCAAGGCTAGTCTCTCTGTGAGTGAGATGGAGCTGTCTGAGGAATATACATGCGTGATATCTCACGGGCCTATTCCAAGAACCACTCGTATATTTGATAACTGCATTGTGGAGACGTATTGTTCTTTGCCGGGTGAGCATAAGTCTTCCTCGGAGAACTTCCTCAGCTTCTGCTACACTTGCAAGAAGAATCTTGAACAGACTAAAGACATTTACATTTACAG GGGTGAGAAAGCCTTTTGCAGTCATGATTGCCGTTACCAAGAAATGCTGCTAGACGGAGTGAATAATTCAGAATTTGAGGATGGCCATAAAGAATTTTCTTGA